In candidate division KSB1 bacterium, the sequence TGCAATAGCCGATGCCCTGCGTTTTTTTCAATTCTTCCAGGCGATTCTCCACGTCGAGCGGATGCATTTCCAGGCCGGCGAGGTGAACGAAAAAGCGCGGGCCGATGAACTCCTCGTGCAGGTGATGCTCGCGCAACACATGGCACACGTCCTGGCAGAGAAAACATTCGATGCACTTGCGAAATTCCTGCACGCGGTCGGCGTCTTCCTGCGCGAAGCGCCAGGTGCCGTCCTCGGCATCCGGCCGGCGCGGCTTGAACTTTTTGATTTTTTTCTTGACGCGAAAGTTCCATGAAACATCCGTGACCAAATCTCTGATCAACGGAAAAGTTTTCATCGGCTCGACGGTTACGGGCCGGTCGAGCGGCAGATCGCTGAGGCGGGTCATGCACATCAGCTTGGGCATGCCGTTCACCTCCGCCGAGCAGGAGCCGCATTTTCCCGCCTTGCAATTC encodes:
- a CDS encoding succinate dehydrogenase/fumarate reductase iron-sulfur subunit, whose amino-acid sequence is MATATFRIWRGDAKGGTFENYQTEISEGMVVLDAMHQIQAESAGDLAVRWNCKAGKCGSCSAEVNGMPKLMCMTRLSDLPLDRPVTVEPMKTFPLIRDLVTDVSWNFRVKKKIKKFKPRRPDAEDGTWRFAQEDADRVQEFRKCIECFLCQDVCHVLREHHLHEEFIGPRFFVHLAGLEMHPLDVENRLEELKKTQGIGYCNITKCCTKVCPESITITDNAIIPLKERVVDEFYDPLKRLFKILKK